The Quatrionicoccus australiensis nucleotide sequence TACGCGCTGATCGGGCACGTCCCGCCGACCTGTCTCGAGCGGGATTTCAATTTGCCTTCCCTGGCACGGTTGACCGCTGAAATCGGGCAGATTTCACGTTTGCAGGCGGCGGCCGGGCAAATCCGGCGGACGGGATGATGAACGCCGATTTCCAGACTTTTCAGCGTGATCTGGCCGCACATCTGCGCGCGCCGCGCCAGGCGTCGCGGCCGGCTGGCGTGCCGGCGCGGCGCGCCGGCGTCTATCGCGAACTGGTCTTCAACAAGCTGTGCAGTTTTCTCGATCCCTGTTTTCCGCTCGCGCGCCAACTGCTCGGCGAGCCGCGCTGGCGGCGCTTGTGCCGCAGCTTCCTGCGCGACTGGCATTTGCATACGCCGTGGTTTCGCGAGATTCCCGGCGAGTTCGTGCGCTATCTGGGTGAGGCGACGATCCGCCAGCCGCTGCCGGCCTGGCTGGCGGAGCTGGCGCATTACGAGTGGGCCGAGCTGGCGGTCGACGTCATGGAAACGGGCAAAATCACGGCCAATCCGGCGGGCGATCTGATGGACGCGGTCATCGTCCTCAATCCGGCCCTGCTCAATCTCGCCTATCGCTGGCCGGTGCAGCATATCGGCCCGGATTACCGGCCGCGCCGGGCGCAGCCGACGCACCTGGTCGTCTATTGCGCTGCCGACGATGCTGTCCGTTTCAGCGAAATCAGCCCGCTCACGGCGCGCCTGCTCGAACTGCTGGCCGACGAAGCCACTAGCGGCCGCCGCTTGCTGCTGCGCTTGGCCGATGAAATCGGG carries:
- a CDS encoding HvfC family RiPP maturation protein; amino-acid sequence: MMNADFQTFQRDLAAHLRAPRQASRPAGVPARRAGVYRELVFNKLCSFLDPCFPLARQLLGEPRWRRLCRSFLRDWHLHTPWFREIPGEFVRYLGEATIRQPLPAWLAELAHYEWAELAVDVMETGKITANPAGDLMDAVIVLNPALLNLAYRWPVQHIGPDYRPRRAQPTHLVVYCAADDAVRFSEISPLTARLLELLADEATSGRRLLLRLADEIGHPQPELLLSYGRELLTELRGQGILLGSHT